In the Balaenoptera acutorostrata chromosome 7, mBalAcu1.1, whole genome shotgun sequence genome, one interval contains:
- the SPAM1 gene encoding hyaluronidase PH-20: MGVLRLQHISFGSFVGSSGAPQAVFTFLLVPCCLTLDFRAPPLIANMSFLWAWNAPTDRCARRFDMPPDLNFFSLVGNPQKGVTGKCITLFYADRLGYYPHIDERTGRSVYGGIPQMGSLKKHLDKAKKDISYYMPINNVGLAVIDWENWRPTWARNWKPKDVYRDQSIELVLQQNIQLTFPEATKIAKVEFEKAAKSFMQETLKLGKLLRPHHLWGYYLFPDCYNHNYNQPSYNGSCLDIEKRRNDALNWLWKESTALFPSMYLNSKLKSSPQAALFVRNRVQEAIRMSKVANAKSPLPVFVYARPVFTDVSFQFLSQGDLVNTIGESIALGASGIIMWGSLNLSLTRQSCMNLGNYMKTTLNPYIINVTLAAKMCSQALCQKRGVCTRKYWNSSNYLHLNPKNFAIQTGKGGKYTVHGKPTLKDLQQFSKKFSCSCYANIRCKKRVDIKNIHTINVCIAEDVCVDGFLNLKPRSHSSSWKEISSTTFSNISFSTPTVTVSPCVPGKDLRGCLKVTCSVEALSNNTQGGCHSVKWKNTSSQLHIQNKKNETTY, from the exons ATGGGAGTGCTAAGGCTTCAACATATCTCCTTTGGGAGCTTTGTTGGGTCCAGTGGAGCACCCCAGGCAGTGTTCACCTTCCTTCTGGTTCCATGTTGTTTGACTCTGGATTTCAGGGCACCCCCTCTTATTGCAAATATGTCTTTCCTTTGGGCCTGGAATGCCCCAACTGACCGTTGTGCTAGAAGATTTGACATGCCTCCAGATCTGAACTTCTTCTCTTTAGTAGGAAACCCCCAAAAAGGTGTGACAGGAAAAtgtattacattattttatgCTGATAGACTTGGCTACTATCCTCACATAGATGAAAGAACAGGCAGAAGTGTGTATGGAGGGATCCCCCAGATGGGATCCTTAAAAAAGCATTTGGACAAAGCTAAAAAAGACATTTCCTATTACATGCCAATCAACAACGTGGGCTTGGCTGTCATTGACTGGGAAAACTGGAGGCCTACCTGGGCTAGAAACTGGAAACCTAAAGACGTTTACAGGGATCAGTCTATTGAGTTGGTTCTGCAACAAAATATACAACTTACTTTCCCAGAGGCTACCAAGATAGCGAAAGTGGAATTTGAAAAGGCAGCAAAGAGTTTCATGCAGGAGACtttaaaattgggaaaattacttCGGCCACATCACTTATGGGGTTATTATCTTTTTCCTGACTGTTACAATCATAATTATAACCAACCTAGTTACAATGGAAGTTGCTTGGATATAGAGAAAAGAAGAAACGATGCGCTCAACTGGTTGTGGAAGGAAAGCACTGCCCTTTTCCCATCCATGTATTTGAATAGCAAGTTAAAATCTTCTCCACAAGCTGCCCTCTTTGTTCGTAATCGTGTCCAGGAAGCCATTCGGATGTCTAAAGTAGCCAATGCTAAAAGCCCACTTCCAGTTTTTGTGTATGCCCGTCCAGTTTTTACTGATGTGTCTTTTCAATTCCTTTCTCAG GGTGACCTTGTGAATACAATTGGTGAGAGCATTGCTCTAGGTGCCTCTGGAATTATAATGTGGGGAAGTCTCAACTTAAGCCTAACTAGG CAATCTTGCATGAACCTAGGCAATTACATGAAGACTACACTGAATCCTTACATAATCAACGTCACCTTAGCAGCCAAAATGTGTAGCCAAGCACTTTGCCAAAAGCGAGGAGTGTGTACAAGGAAATACTGGAATTCAAGCAACTATCTTCACCTGAACCCAAAGAATTTTGCTATTCAAACTGGGAAAGGTGGAAAATACACAGTACATGGGAAACCCACACTCAAAGACCTGCAacaattttccaaaaaattttccTGCAGTTGTTATGCCAACATCCGCTGTAAGAAGAGAGTTGATATAAAAAACATTCATACTATTAATGTATGTATTGCTGAAGATGTTTGCGTAGATGGCTTTCTAAACTTAAAACCCAGGAGTCATTCTTCTAGCTGGAAAGAGATATCTTCTACCACTTTCAGCAATATCTCATTCTCCACACCAACGGTCACAGTGTCTCCATGTGTTCCTGGGAAAGATCTCCGTGGGTGCCTCAAAGTCACGTGTTCAGTGGAAGCCCTCTCCAACAACACCCAAGGGGGCTGTCATAGTGTTAAATGGAAAAACACTTCCAGTCAGTTACAtattcaaaacaagaaaaatgaaacaacctattaa